The genomic window TGAGAAAGATTTTTGTTGGAGGCATCAAAGAAGACACTGAAGAGAAACATCTAAGAGAATATTTTGAGCGATTTGGAAATATTGAAATGGTTGACATCATAACTGACCAAGAGAGTGGGAAGAGTAGAGGTTTTGCTTTTGTGACTTTTGATGACCATGATTCTGTAGACAAGATTGTCATTCAAAAATATCATATTGTTAATGGCCATAGCTGTGAAATAAGAAAAGCCTTATCCAAGCAAGAGATGGCTAGAGTTTCATATAGCCAAAGGGGTCTACGTGGTTCTGGAAGCTATAGTGGCAGTCTTGGTGGTAATTTTAGTAGGAATCCCAACTTTGTTTATGGGCAACCTGGCTTTGGTGGCAGTGGAGGTGCTGGTGGATTTAGTGGTAGTTCATTTGGTTTTCATGGATTTAgtgataatgaaaataattttctaagtgGTGGAAGTTACAATAATTTTGGCAGTTACAGCACTCCATATTCACATTTTGGACCTGTGAAGGGAGGAAATTTTGGAGGCCCAACTTCAGGTCCTTATGGTGGTGGAGGCCAATACTTTGCTAAACCAAGAAACAAAGGCAGTTATTGTGGTTACAGCAGTGATAGAAAGTATTGATTGCCTGGAAAACTTTGCAGGTAGGAGAgccaaagacataaaagggaagCTACAGGTTACATCAGATTTGTGGACTCAGCCAATGACCGTGTTTCAAGAATAGCTACTACAAACAATACATGGTTTAGACATTATAGATGTGAATCGGCAAAATAGTTCTGAattgtatttttctaattatacaaCAGgtcctttttattctcttttgtgGAAAGTTTTAAGCATTTAACCAAAGTGTTTTAGTGTAgattctctttgtctctgatgcTATTGATTGCTAAATGTAATAATCTGTTGACTAAATTTTGTCTATTTGGAAATGTGGTGTGTAAAGTTTGTCAACTCTGaagttatattaataaaattatcccAAGAGGGTAAATTTAGAATTCTTCAAAATGATATGATATTCCCTTTGACAGTGATTTACATCCACCTTTAGCTGAGAGGTTATTGTCTTCAGAAATCTTGATATAGTTGAACAAAACATTACTTTAACCTGGAGTTTACCCATGTAGAGTCTATGGAATTTATTTGGTTAATGTTGGTACATCTTATgtaatgtttttaaattgaaaatattacCAGTTAAAATTGTGGATGgtattaaaatagtttataatgTTTTATGTGTAATCAATAAATAATTCAATATCTGCTTTAATAAAGTTCAATTTTTTCCTTCAGCATTTTATTGAATCCTTTGTCTCcagtttaattatattaattcccATTCTCTTgtggtattattttaaattataatatcagttgtttattttatttgtattactaGTGAGCTTATCTGCTTACTTTGTACTATGTTACACATGCATGAAACCTTATGGTGTTTTTCCTTCTatctctggtttatttcactaagtataatattctatgtatatccattCATATGGTTACAAATCACACtatttcatctattttatttttttctttaatttttggggggtcacacccggcagcactcaggggttactcctggttctaagctcagaaattgctcctggcagactcaggggaccatatgggatgccgggattcgaaccactgtccttcaacaagcaaggcaaatgcaccacctccatgctatctctccggcccatgcaTCTATTTTAAATAGTTGCACAGTATTCTAttctttatattactttttttaaaatagaagtcaACAAGGCTGTTATCCAGGTGCCATTAAGTtctagagatcaaattcaggttattTCATGTGCTAAACACTTCTTTTCCACATGAGCCATGTTCTATAACCTGCATACCtcatcttctttattcattcatcaatAAGCATTTAGGTTTTTGCCAGTTCATATCTATATAATGGTATATTGAACACTAGTAGGCATAggtcattaaattaattttttatatttggtaaTTAATATGTAGATGTGGGATAACTGGATCATATGCACCATCTCTTCAAATTTTGTGTTGGTGGTGTCcacagccagtagtgctcaggttttacttctgaGCTCTGTGCTAAGTGTCcactcctagcagggtttggCAAACTATATATGGTGACAGGACCAAACCCAGTTTgagcccatgcaaggcaatggacaacctgctatactatctctctatcccagGAAGTTCATTTAAATTGGAGTGGgaattgagccacatccagcagtactgcTTGCTCTGCACTCCAGCATCACTTCTCatgggacttggggaaccatatgtggtgtcaaggatcaaatttggattgttcacatgcaaggcaagcagcctatccagtgCAGTATCTCTCAAgccctcaattaaaaaaaaacttaaggacCTTTTACTGCTTCCTATAATAGCTGTACCAGTTTGAATGCCTACTAACTcgaagtgttc from Suncus etruscus isolate mSunEtr1 chromosome X, mSunEtr1.pri.cur, whole genome shotgun sequence includes these protein-coding regions:
- the LOC125999245 gene encoding heterogeneous nuclear ribonucleoprotein A1-like: MSKPGSPKEPEQMRKIFIGGLSFETTDESLRSHFEQWGTLTDYVVMKDPNTKRSRGFGFVTYATVEEVDAVMNARPHKVDGRFVEPKRAISREDSQRPGAHLTVRKIFVGGIKEDTEEKHLREYFERFGNIEMVDIITDQESGKSRGFAFVTFDDHDSVDKIVIQKYHIVNGHSCEIRKALSKQEMARVSYSQRGLRGSGSYSGSLGGNFSRNPNFVYGQPGFGGSGGAGGFSGSSFGFHGFSDNENNFLSGGSYNNFGSYSTPYSHFGPVKGGNFGGPTSGPYGGGGQYFAKPRNKGSYCGYSSDRKY